In the genome of Paramormyrops kingsleyae isolate MSU_618 chromosome 5, PKINGS_0.4, whole genome shotgun sequence, the window ttgtttcaGCTACATAAACTTATTTTGACACCATGTAAAGATTTTTCAATTTTGCTAACACTATTTACTCTCAGCAAAAATATGTACTTATCATTTGAAAGACTTGCTGTAAGAGTAAATAACAGCCTggccatcaaaagtctgagttGTGCCTTATGAGAAACTGCCAAAGACCTGTTTAAATCCCTCTTTGTCCACCACACGACCAAACTGAGTGGAGAAATACAAAGTTCTAGGACAGCTATATTGCTTTAAGCGCAGTAAAGTTTCATGTCTGGTGTCACCCGTGTCCCCAAGAGTCATGATGTCAGTCACAGGTACATAAATATCTTTCCTTTTACCCCAGAAAGTGAGGTGAGATACCTTAAGAGTGCTTTTGGTGTCATCCAAATACATCATACCCACAAATCTCCTGAGATAGTGGCTCAGGGAATACAGCATGACAGCAGCAAACACTGCAATTCCAGTACTGTAGCTTATGAGGGTATATGTGACTTGTCCCTGAAAGTAGAGGTAATACACAGGAGGGAGGATGACAAAAGTGATTCCGGTCTGAAGCAGCTTGAGTCTTGATACTGCTCGCAGGAATCGGATGGCTGGAAAAACATAGATGAGGGTAAACTGGCGTGATGTCAGGTCCTCAGGTTTCAGTTGACCTCTTTTATGCAGTGTTGTACATAAATGACAGCACTGTTGTAGTCCGACTTTCTGCCTTGTGGAGATCAGGCTGTTTTCAAGTAGAACAGGGTGAATCCCACGAAGAAGACATCTCAAAGGCACCGTCACAGAGTATTCCCGACAACGAAATGTCAAAGGGATGAATACACATGAAAAATGTCTTAGCCTTTGCTGTAAAGAACACAAAACAGGATGTTATTAAAATACGACATTTTCCCCGTTTAAACAATATACAGCAACCATTATTTCAATAGGGAGGTATAAGAACGTTTTAAACGTCTGCGACAAAATACAATTAATCCTGCTGTTTCTGACACAACTACCTACCAATAAGTGGAGATACAACTAAATTAATCCAAGGTCTGGAGG includes:
- the tmem186 gene encoding transmembrane protein 186, encoding MQRLRHFSCVFIPLTFRCREYSVTVPLRCLLRGIHPVLLENSLISTRQKVGLQQCCHLCTTLHKRGQLKPEDLTSRQFTLIYVFPAIRFLRAVSRLKLLQTGITFVILPPVYYLYFQGQVTYTLISYSTGIAVFAAVMLYSLSHYLRRFVGMMYLDDTKSTLKVSHLTFWGKRKDIYVPVTDIMTLGDTGDTRHETLLRLKQYSCPRTLYFSTQFGRVVDKEGFKQVFGSFS